The sequence CGTATCAGGACGTGGTGAAGAACGCCGTGCGCCGCACGCTCAAGCGCTGGAATATCGAGTACATCGATGCCGAAGCGCAGAAATTCTACGACGCGGTCCCGACCTGGGGTCCGCACGCCGACGTGCCTGAAGGTCTTGCAAAAGTGGCGAAGGAAATTCCGCTGGTGATTCTGTCGAACGCGATGAATGAACAGATCCAGAGCAACGTCGACAAGCTCGGCGCGCCGTTCCACAAGGTCTTCACTGCGGAGATGGCACAGGCGTACAAGCCGCGCATGCAGGCGTTCGAATATCTGCTGGACAATCTCGGCTGCGGTCCCGAAGACATCCTGCACGTGTCGTCGAGCCTGCGTTACGACCTGATGACGGCCCATGACATGGGTATCAGGAACAAGGTGTTCGTGGCGCGCGGGCACGAGCCGTCGACGCCGTTTTACGGCTACACCGAGATCAGGGACATCGGCGGTCTTCCGGGCGTGGTCGGCCTGTGAGTACGTGCACTGTCACGCCGCGAGCACCGGCGGTTTAACCTGCACTGCGCTGAAAGGTCAGGATGAAACTCGAATCGTACTGGCTGGACACGCGTCCAGCCTTCCGCGGCGGTCGCGAAGGACCGGTCGAGCGGCATGCCGAAGTGGTCGTGATCGGCGGCGGCTTTACCGGTCTGTCGGCGGCGCTCGAACTTGCATCGCGCGGCGTCCAGGTGACGGTGCTCGAAGCCGGCCAGATTGCCGGCGAAGCGTCGGGACGTAACGGCGGCCAGTGCAACACCGGGCTGTCGCACGACTACGCGTCGCTGGCGGCGAAAATCGGTGCGACGCAGGCGAAGGCGTTCTATCGCGCGTATGAAAGCGCGGTGGCCACGGTCGATTCGATCGTCACCACCCATCAGATCGATTGCGATTTCGTCCGCACGGGCAAGCTCAAGCTGGCCGCGAAGCCCGAGCATTTCGCTAAGCTGCAGAAGACCTACGAAGTCCTGATGCGCGACGTCGACCAGAATATCGAACTGATTCCGCGCGAACGCCTGCGCAACGAAGTCGGCTCGGACGGCTTTTACGGCGGCCTGCTGCAGCGTAACGGCGCGCAAATGCACATGGGCAAGTTCGGCGTCGGTCTCGCGCAGGCTGCGGTACTGCAGGGCGCGCGGATCTTCGAACAGGCTGCCGTCACGCAGATGAAGCGGCTCGACGGCGACCGCTATGAGCTGACGTGCGCGCGCGGCACGATCCGCGCGGATCGCGTGCTGGTTGCGACCGGCGCGTCGCAGCTCGGGCCGTTCCAGTGGTTCCGGCGGCGTATCGCGCCCGTGGGCAGCTTCATCGTCGTGACCGAGCCCTTGCCGCTCGAACAATTGAACCGGCTGTTCCCCACGCGTCGCGCCTATGTTACGTCGCGACAGATTGGCAACTACTTTCGCGTCACGCCCGATAACCGGCTGCTATTCGGCGGCCGCGCCCGCTTCGCGATGTCGAGCCCGAGATCTGATGAAAAAAGCGGGCAGATTCTGCGCGCCGGACTCGCGGGCTATTTCCCCGAGCTGGCGAACGTGCGCCTCGATTATTGCTGGGGCGGTCTCGTGGACATTACCGCCGACCGTCTGCCACGTGCGGGTCAACACGAAGGGCTCTTTTATTCGATGGGTTACAGCGGCCATGGCGTGCAGATGTCGGTACACATGGGCCGCGTGATGGCCGACGTGCTGTACGGCGCAGCGGCCGGCAATCCCTGGCGGGATCTCGAATGGCCGGCCATTCCCGGGCACTTCGGTCACGCATGGTTTCTGCCGTTGGTCGGCGCGTATTACCGGCTGCAGGACATCCTGCATTGAAGGCCAGGCTGCCACTCGACGGCACTCACGATCTGCGTCGCGGCGTCGGCGCGCAACTGGAGTCACGCGCATGAAGTCCAGATTCGTCCGGCTCGCGGAAACCACGCGTCCCACTGTGTCGTTTCGCATCGACGGCAAAGTGGTCGACGGGCTGCAGGGCGACACGCTGCTCGTGGCGATGCTGTGCAACACCGGCCACGTGCGACAGTCCGAGTTCGGTCCGGAAGTGCGCGCGGGCTTCTGCCTGATGGGCGCGTGCCAGGACTGCTGGGTCTGGACCGTCGATGGCCAACGGCTTCGCGCGTGCACGACGGTGCTCAGCGAGGAACTCGATATCGTCACCCGGCAACCGGAGCTGCAATGGCCGAACCTCGTGTAATCGTCGTGGGTGCCGGACCGGCCGGGATTCGCTGCGCGCAGGCGCTGGTGGAGGCGGGGCTGCGTCCGCTCGTCATCGACGAAAGCCGGCGTGATGGCGGCCAGATATATCGCCGTCAGCCGGAGCAGTTTTCCCGGCCCTATACGAAGCTGTATGGCACCGAAGCCGCCAGTGCGCAGAACCTGCACGAGAGCTTCGAACGGTTGCGGGCAAAGATCGGCTATTTGCCGCAAACGCTCGCGTGGAATATCTCCGGCGGCAAGCTCTATACGGCGCGTGACGGTGTGGCCGATCATCATCCGTTCGACGCGCTGGTCCTGTGCCCCGGCGCAACCGACCGGCTGATGCCGGTCAAGGGCTGGCAGTATGCCGGCACTTACAGTCTCGGCGCATCGCAGATCGCGCTGAAGGCGCAAGCCTGTTCGATCGGCAGCAACGTGGTATTCATGGGCTCCGGGCCGCTGCTGTATCTGGTCGCGAACCAGTACGTGCAGGCTGGCGCAACGGTGGCGGCCGTGCTCGACACGTCGCGTTCGAGCAGGCGTCTGCGTGCGCTGCCCGCGCTGCTTGCGCGGCCCGACGTGCTGCGCAAGGGGGCGGCGCTCGTGTCGTCGCTGAAAAGGAGCGGTGTCAGAATCGAGCTGGGTATTGAGCCGGTCGAGATCCACGGTGACGCCGGGCGCGGCGTCGAATCGCTCAGCTACCGCGATAAGCGCGGCGTGCAGCAGCGGATTGCGTGCGATGCCGTCGCAATGGGTTATCACCTGCGCCCTGAAACGCAGCTTGCCGACCTCGCGGGTTGTGAGTTCGCGTTCGATGCGTCCACTCGTCAATGGCTGCCCGTACTGGACCGCATGGGCCGCAGCTCGGTCAAACGCGTTTATCTCGCGGGGGACGGCGTGCGCGTGCTCGGCGCCGATGGCGCGGAGATCGCCGGAAAACTCGCCGCACTGGCCGTGCTGCAAGATCTTGGACACGCTGTCGATGTATCGCGCGTCACTTCGCTTACGCGTGAGCGCTCGAAGATGGACCGCTTTCGCGCGGGGCTTGCCGAGGCGTTTCCATGGCCGTCGCAACAGGCCGCGCACTTGTCCGACGACACGATCGTGTGCCGTTGTGAAGGCATCAGCGCGGGTGAATTGCGCCGCGTCATCCGTGACGAAGGCGCACGCGAAGCCAATCGCGCGAAGGCGTTCAGCCGGGTCGGCATGGGACGCTGCCAGGGCCGCTACTGCGGCCATGCGGCCGCCGAGGTCATTGCCGCAGCGGCGCGCGTGCCGCTCGAACAGGTCGGCCGCCTGCGTGGACAGGCGCCGGTCAAACCATTCGCGATGTCGACGGTGGCCGGCTGGTCTCCTGCCGCTGTCGCGCCGGCCGCGGCGCCGTCGAGTGCAACCCCCACGGTGGAGGAAGAATGAAACGGACCGACGCGGATGTCGTGATCGTGGGCGGCGGATTCATGGGTGTCGCGGCGGCGTTTTTTCTGCGCCAGCGCGGCCGCTCGGTCATCCTGCTGGAACGCGGCCTGGTCGGTCAGCAGGCGAGTGGCGTCAACTTCGGCAACGTCCGCCGGCAGGGCCGCTTTCTGCCGCAATTGCCGCTGGCGAACCGATCGCGCGAAATCTGGGGAAAACTGCCGGCGTTGATCGATCATGATGCCGAGTTTCTGCCGACCGGACATATTCGCGTGTGCTACCGGCAGGAGCAGGACGAGGCATTCGCGGTTTATGCCCGCGAAGCCGCGCACTATGGGCTCAAGCTCGATCTGTACCATGGCGCCGCAATGCGCGCGAAGTTTCCGTTCCTCGGTCCCGAGGTACTGGCAGCATCGCATGCGCCGATCGACGGGCACGCGAATCCGCGCCTCGCGGCGCCGGCTTTCGGACGCGCGGCGGTGAAAGCCGGCGCACGGATCGAAGAAAACACCGAAATCGCCACGGTCGAGAAAGACGGTGACACGTTCCGCGCGACCAGCACGGATGGCCGCGTGTTCTGCGCGCCAAACCTGCTGATTACCGCGGGCGCATGGGGCAACCGGCTGAGCGCGCAGTTCGGCGAAGCGGTGCCGATCGCGATTCACGGCCCGCAGATGGCAGTCACCGAACCGGTGCCTTACGGCCTCACGACGGTGGTCGGCGTGTCGTCGCCGCATATCGAAGAGGTTGTGTATTTTCGCCAGGTGAAGCGCGGCAACATCGTGATCGGCGGATGCGCGCGCGCTCCGGCCTATCTCGACGCGCGTCGTGCGAAGGTTCTGCCAGAGAGCACGCTGCTGCAGTTCCGCCAGGCGGCGCGCGTTGCACCGGCGCTGTCGCGCCTGAATATCATTCGCGTGTGGAGCGGCGTCGAAGGTTATATGCCGGACGACCGTCCGATCATGGGGCGCAGCGGCAAGGTGGATGGCCTGTATTACGCGTTCGGTTTCTGCGGGCACGGCTTCCAGCTCGGTCCCGGTGTCGGCGACGTAATGGCCGAACTGATCGACACGGGCGCGACCAGTACACCCATCGAGCCTTTCGCGATCGAGCGCTTCGCCGTCCAGGCAAACGCTGCACCGATCGCCGCGTAGTGGAGAAAATCGTGGCCAAACTGCTCATGTATGCCGCAGGCGAACGTCCGCATGTCGAACCGGTCGCACGATCGTGTGCGGTTGCACGGGCGGTGGCGTTCATCGAAGCGTCGTTTGCGCAGCCGGTCAGTCTTGCGATGCTCGCCGCGACGGTCGGCTTGAGCGTGTCACGGTTTGCCACGCTGTTCCGGCAGGAAGTCGGCATCTCGCCGCATCGCTATGTGTGCCTCGTGCGCGTGCGGCACGCGCAGATGCTGCTGCGCAACGGTGTGCCGCCATCGGTGGTGGCGACCGAAGTGGGCTTCTTCGATCAGAGCCATCTTGGCCGTCACTTCCGGCGCACGGTCGGGGTAACGCCGGGGAATTACGTCGCTCGGCGTTCGCAGGTCGCCTGCTGAGCGTTCGGCCGTCGCCGCGATGCTTCTTTCCTTGTCGTTGCTTCAGGTTGTGCACGAGGGAACGTACCAGATTATGTAGTTTGCCGAATCAATCGGACCACGCGTTTGCGCAGGTCTGATGGCTCAACGCAGCCTGGCTTCTCCGGATTGATAGGGCGACCCGCTCCGGCAGGAGTCGCGCCGCAGGCTTTGCCGTCGTTGTCGCAGCAATTCATGCTGAAAAGCATCGGCAAAACGATCGCTTGTGCTGGCGGGATAGCGTCGAACGGAACACCCTGAATATTCTGCAATGTTGAAATTCCATCAGGACGAGCGCTTCTGACCGGGCTCACCGGAGGACGCGGCTACAAGCAGGTCGGCTCTGGTTAACACGCCGCTGACCGGCGTACTAAAAGCTACAGCACTACCGACGCACCTTCCTTCCCGACAATCTACAGGAGCACTCGTATGAGCGACGACGATATCAAGCAGGGTGGCGTCACCCGCCGCGACATGATGCGTATTCTGGCTGCAGGCGGCATGATGGCGAGCGGCGCGGGCGGACTGCTCGCCGGCGCGAACAGCGCCTTTGCCGCCGATGCGCCGAAGCGGGGCGGCAAGATCCGGGTGGCTTACGAATCGAGCTCGACGGCCG is a genomic window of Paraburkholderia sp. PREW-6R containing:
- a CDS encoding haloacid dehalogenase type II yields the protein MTRFKPKYITFDCYGTLTRFRMGDLAREVFSDRVPADQMEQFVKDFAAYRLDEVLGAWKPYQDVVKNAVRRTLKRWNIEYIDAEAQKFYDAVPTWGPHADVPEGLAKVAKEIPLVILSNAMNEQIQSNVDKLGAPFHKVFTAEMAQAYKPRMQAFEYLLDNLGCGPEDILHVSSSLRYDLMTAHDMGIRNKVFVARGHEPSTPFYGYTEIRDIGGLPGVVGL
- a CDS encoding FAD-binding oxidoreductase: MKLESYWLDTRPAFRGGREGPVERHAEVVVIGGGFTGLSAALELASRGVQVTVLEAGQIAGEASGRNGGQCNTGLSHDYASLAAKIGATQAKAFYRAYESAVATVDSIVTTHQIDCDFVRTGKLKLAAKPEHFAKLQKTYEVLMRDVDQNIELIPRERLRNEVGSDGFYGGLLQRNGAQMHMGKFGVGLAQAAVLQGARIFEQAAVTQMKRLDGDRYELTCARGTIRADRVLVATGASQLGPFQWFRRRIAPVGSFIVVTEPLPLEQLNRLFPTRRAYVTSRQIGNYFRVTPDNRLLFGGRARFAMSSPRSDEKSGQILRAGLAGYFPELANVRLDYCWGGLVDITADRLPRAGQHEGLFYSMGYSGHGVQMSVHMGRVMADVLYGAAAGNPWRDLEWPAIPGHFGHAWFLPLVGAYYRLQDILH
- a CDS encoding (2Fe-2S)-binding protein, with amino-acid sequence MKSRFVRLAETTRPTVSFRIDGKVVDGLQGDTLLVAMLCNTGHVRQSEFGPEVRAGFCLMGACQDCWVWTVDGQRLRACTTVLSEELDIVTRQPELQWPNLV
- a CDS encoding FAD/NAD(P)-binding oxidoreductase: MAEPRVIVVGAGPAGIRCAQALVEAGLRPLVIDESRRDGGQIYRRQPEQFSRPYTKLYGTEAASAQNLHESFERLRAKIGYLPQTLAWNISGGKLYTARDGVADHHPFDALVLCPGATDRLMPVKGWQYAGTYSLGASQIALKAQACSIGSNVVFMGSGPLLYLVANQYVQAGATVAAVLDTSRSSRRLRALPALLARPDVLRKGAALVSSLKRSGVRIELGIEPVEIHGDAGRGVESLSYRDKRGVQQRIACDAVAMGYHLRPETQLADLAGCEFAFDASTRQWLPVLDRMGRSSVKRVYLAGDGVRVLGADGAEIAGKLAALAVLQDLGHAVDVSRVTSLTRERSKMDRFRAGLAEAFPWPSQQAAHLSDDTIVCRCEGISAGELRRVIRDEGAREANRAKAFSRVGMGRCQGRYCGHAAAEVIAAAARVPLEQVGRLRGQAPVKPFAMSTVAGWSPAAVAPAAAPSSATPTVEEE
- a CDS encoding FAD-binding oxidoreductase, which gives rise to MKRTDADVVIVGGGFMGVAAAFFLRQRGRSVILLERGLVGQQASGVNFGNVRRQGRFLPQLPLANRSREIWGKLPALIDHDAEFLPTGHIRVCYRQEQDEAFAVYAREAAHYGLKLDLYHGAAMRAKFPFLGPEVLAASHAPIDGHANPRLAAPAFGRAAVKAGARIEENTEIATVEKDGDTFRATSTDGRVFCAPNLLITAGAWGNRLSAQFGEAVPIAIHGPQMAVTEPVPYGLTTVVGVSSPHIEEVVYFRQVKRGNIVIGGCARAPAYLDARRAKVLPESTLLQFRQAARVAPALSRLNIIRVWSGVEGYMPDDRPIMGRSGKVDGLYYAFGFCGHGFQLGPGVGDVMAELIDTGATSTPIEPFAIERFAVQANAAPIAA
- a CDS encoding AraC family transcriptional regulator; its protein translation is MYAAGERPHVEPVARSCAVARAVAFIEASFAQPVSLAMLAATVGLSVSRFATLFRQEVGISPHRYVCLVRVRHAQMLLRNGVPPSVVATEVGFFDQSHLGRHFRRTVGVTPGNYVARRSQVAC